The following proteins are co-located in the Chitinivibrio alkaliphilus ACht1 genome:
- the dgt gene encoding dGTP triphosphohydrolase translates to MNSFDQFLTDRRFRSSMQTSEDQRNPFENDFSRVVFSSSFRRLQDKTQVFQLDKGDFVRTRLTHSIEVSSLGRSIGLSVENRLIDAGILSPEKRGHIPSILATAGLVHDIGNPPFGHFGEWAIQDYFRRFFRTNFTCADALTPAQQHDFIYFDGNVQTFRVLRKLHYIKDSEGMNLTFAVLATIVKYPCSSLEGNTSEGGILRKKFGYFQSEAADYADIAREFSLSGRYPLTFLLEAADDIAYSIADIEDACKKGLIGYMEIRTFLEEGLQPISLSEQERDADFITLFTDLYNDVAQSYKNKLELAVQRFRIVVQRFMISAAVDTFYAHIDEICAGTYNKDLLENSWASNIRRVFKDLGQHIFAHKTIIEKEVVGFNIIHYLLDEFVEAVSSDELQKNPKQPRLYNMISSNYRFIYEHFSDHSLYSRLQLAVDYISGMTDNFALKRYRIFRGIE, encoded by the coding sequence ATGAACAGCTTTGACCAGTTCCTCACGGATCGACGCTTTCGCAGTTCTATGCAAACATCTGAGGATCAACGGAACCCCTTTGAAAATGATTTTTCACGGGTTGTATTCTCTTCATCATTTCGCCGACTGCAAGACAAGACCCAAGTATTTCAGCTTGACAAGGGTGATTTTGTTCGAACCCGCCTTACCCATTCCATAGAGGTATCATCCCTTGGGCGGTCAATTGGACTGAGCGTAGAAAACCGCCTCATTGATGCGGGTATACTCAGTCCCGAAAAACGAGGTCATATTCCTTCCATTCTTGCAACGGCCGGACTTGTCCATGATATTGGCAATCCCCCCTTTGGCCATTTCGGTGAATGGGCCATTCAAGACTACTTTCGTCGTTTTTTCCGCACAAACTTCACTTGCGCAGATGCCCTAACACCTGCTCAGCAACACGACTTTATCTATTTTGACGGAAATGTACAAACCTTTCGGGTTCTTCGAAAACTACATTATATAAAGGATAGCGAAGGAATGAACCTTACCTTTGCTGTACTGGCAACCATCGTCAAATATCCCTGTTCATCCCTTGAAGGAAACACCTCAGAGGGAGGAATCCTCCGCAAAAAATTCGGATATTTTCAATCTGAAGCAGCTGATTATGCAGACATCGCCCGGGAATTCTCCCTCTCTGGACGCTACCCCCTCACCTTTCTCCTCGAAGCAGCCGATGATATCGCCTACTCCATTGCAGATATTGAAGATGCCTGTAAAAAAGGATTGATCGGATATATGGAAATTCGTACATTTCTCGAAGAAGGCCTGCAGCCAATATCCCTGTCTGAACAAGAGCGGGATGCAGACTTTATCACCCTATTTACCGACCTCTACAACGATGTTGCTCAGAGCTACAAAAACAAACTTGAGCTGGCGGTGCAACGCTTTCGCATTGTGGTACAACGCTTTATGATTTCCGCCGCGGTGGATACTTTTTACGCCCATATTGATGAAATCTGCGCCGGCACCTACAACAAAGACCTCTTGGAAAACTCCTGGGCATCCAACATTCGCCGGGTCTTTAAAGATCTGGGACAACATATTTTTGCTCATAAAACCATTATTGAAAAAGAGGTGGTTGGCTTTAATATCATCCACTACCTCCTTGATGAATTTGTGGAAGCAGTCAGCAGCGATGAGTTACAGAAGAATCCGAAACAACCACGGCTCTATAATATGATCTCTTCCAATTATCGCTTTATCTATGAACACTTTAGCGATCACTCCCTTTACAGCCGGCTGCAGCTTGCCGTGGACTACATCAGTGGTATGACGGATAATTTTGCCCTGAAACGGTACCGCATATTTCGCGGGATAGAGTAA
- a CDS encoding NAD(P)H-dependent flavin oxidoreductase gives MKAMHIGDLTVPVPIVQGGMGVGISLSGLAAAVANNGGVGVISSAGLGLIYKDASKNFLQASIDGLRAELRKARKHTKGAIGVNIMVALSNFDDMVRTSIEEKADVIFSGAGLPLDLPKFLTSDSVTKLVPIVSSAKGLRVICRKWKSKFNYLPDAVVVEGPNAGGHLGFKPEQLDDANYSLEELVEAVVRERDLCTEKYGVRFPVIAGGGLFTREDVRDILSHGADGVQIGSRFVTTTECDAHEDFKQQYIQAEEKDVMVIQSPVGMPGRALKNRFVEEVEAGARKPTGCPVKCIKTCDISNTPYCIISALYNAYRGKLDRGYAFCGSKAYMADRISSVAEVMDDLKHAFE, from the coding sequence ATGAAGGCAATGCATATTGGAGACCTCACGGTTCCTGTGCCTATTGTTCAGGGAGGAATGGGCGTTGGCATCTCCTTGTCAGGCCTAGCAGCAGCAGTAGCTAATAACGGTGGTGTTGGGGTGATTTCCAGTGCTGGCTTGGGGTTAATATATAAAGATGCGTCAAAAAACTTTCTTCAAGCAAGTATCGATGGGCTGCGTGCTGAGCTACGAAAAGCACGAAAGCATACGAAAGGAGCTATTGGTGTAAATATCATGGTTGCTTTGAGTAATTTTGATGACATGGTACGTACATCGATAGAAGAGAAAGCCGACGTTATATTCTCCGGCGCGGGGCTTCCTCTGGATTTGCCAAAATTCCTTACCTCGGATAGTGTTACAAAATTGGTTCCCATCGTATCTTCCGCCAAGGGGCTCCGGGTCATTTGTCGCAAATGGAAGAGTAAATTTAACTATCTGCCCGATGCGGTCGTCGTAGAAGGTCCGAATGCGGGAGGGCATCTTGGTTTCAAACCCGAGCAACTTGATGATGCGAACTACTCCCTTGAGGAGCTGGTTGAAGCTGTTGTCCGTGAACGTGATCTCTGTACAGAGAAGTATGGGGTACGTTTTCCTGTTATTGCCGGTGGGGGGCTTTTTACGCGGGAAGATGTACGCGACATTCTTTCCCATGGTGCCGATGGCGTACAAATTGGAAGTCGTTTTGTAACAACCACAGAGTGCGACGCCCATGAGGATTTTAAACAACAGTATATCCAAGCGGAGGAGAAGGATGTTATGGTTATCCAAAGTCCCGTGGGGATGCCCGGAAGAGCCTTGAAAAACCGCTTTGTAGAAGAGGTTGAAGCTGGAGCGAGAAAGCCTACTGGGTGCCCCGTAAAATGCATTAAAACCTGCGATATCTCAAATACCCCGTACTGTATTATCTCCGCTTTGTACAATGCGTATCGTGGTAAGCTTGACCGAGGCTATGCCTTTTGTGGAAGCAAGGCGTATATGGCAGACCGAATTAGCAGTGTGGCAGAAGTTATGGATGATTTAAAACACGCCTTTGAATAA
- a CDS encoding DUF4404 family protein: MEQLRTDLRRVKDRITDMEEQEATELLENIDVLLEHPGELSFKHHRMIAESLKRALERFEYAHPRIIDELRTIITSLNEAGI; the protein is encoded by the coding sequence GTGGAGCAACTGCGCACCGATTTGCGACGGGTAAAAGACCGGATTACTGATATGGAAGAGCAGGAAGCAACGGAGCTTCTTGAAAATATTGATGTACTGCTTGAGCATCCTGGAGAGCTCTCCTTTAAACACCATCGTATGATTGCAGAATCCCTGAAGCGTGCCCTAGAGCGCTTTGAATATGCGCACCCGCGTATCATCGATGAGCTGCGTACGATCATCACCTCCCTCAATGAAGCTGGTATTTAA
- the rpoN gene encoding RNA polymerase factor sigma-54 — translation MDLGLTQSAELRMEQRLSQQMLHSLDLLQETNIQLEQRISRELLENPFLETDDSPADHEPEDEKEPHAEDHGELDLSEDSAEVPYALEEGLQYSDDGDGGISQEEQQEKREYWHSLQTYESSLEEHLRTQLREKSVSQKIWPLMEFILGSLDERGYLQIPTEEICAISGFSLEMVQDGIALLQSLEPAGVGARDLQECLLLQLARTHGTDSVEYQIVDSYWQYFEKLQLPRLARELALSIEEVTRAKEVIASLDPKPGMQYSLSDSDEYAPPPDLRVIKHNGRWKSVLNDSFLPDLRISEQYSDQLRYRSDEKSVKKFLREKRGSAQWLIMAVEQRKRSMLKVMDAIVAHQNGFFDQGDENALRPLTLKDIAQEVELHPSTVSRVTNNKFVETPYGVYELKYFFVASMGGGTEVANIRIQNLVRDLIAEEDRKKPLSDQKIANLLKERGVEAARRTVAKYRDKLGIPTARLRKEHA, via the coding sequence GTGGACTTAGGGTTAACACAATCAGCGGAACTTCGCATGGAGCAACGGCTGTCTCAGCAGATGCTCCACTCCCTCGATCTATTGCAAGAAACAAACATTCAGTTGGAACAGCGCATAAGTCGTGAGCTCCTAGAAAATCCTTTCCTTGAAACAGATGACTCTCCTGCTGATCATGAGCCCGAGGATGAAAAAGAACCGCATGCTGAGGATCATGGAGAGCTTGATCTCTCCGAAGATTCCGCTGAAGTGCCCTATGCGCTTGAAGAGGGGTTGCAGTATTCCGACGATGGGGATGGGGGAATATCGCAGGAAGAACAGCAGGAGAAACGTGAATATTGGCATTCTCTCCAAACGTACGAAAGCTCTCTTGAAGAACATCTTCGTACACAGTTGCGTGAAAAGAGTGTGTCTCAAAAAATATGGCCACTCATGGAGTTTATCCTGGGAAGCCTTGATGAGCGGGGATATTTGCAGATACCCACTGAAGAGATTTGTGCCATAAGCGGTTTCTCTTTGGAGATGGTACAAGACGGAATCGCTCTGTTGCAGAGCCTTGAACCCGCAGGGGTTGGTGCGCGTGATCTTCAGGAGTGTCTTCTCCTTCAGCTTGCCCGCACACACGGTACAGACTCTGTGGAGTATCAAATTGTCGATTCATACTGGCAGTATTTTGAAAAACTCCAGCTGCCACGCCTTGCCCGTGAACTAGCCCTCTCCATTGAAGAGGTGACCCGTGCAAAAGAGGTGATAGCGTCCTTAGACCCAAAGCCGGGTATGCAGTATAGCCTTTCAGACTCTGATGAGTATGCCCCTCCTCCTGATCTTCGGGTAATAAAGCATAACGGTCGCTGGAAAAGCGTTCTCAACGACAGCTTTCTTCCGGATTTACGAATTAGCGAGCAGTATTCCGACCAGCTTCGGTATCGCAGTGATGAAAAGAGCGTGAAAAAATTTCTCCGGGAGAAGCGGGGGAGTGCCCAATGGCTCATCATGGCTGTTGAGCAGCGTAAACGATCCATGTTGAAAGTGATGGATGCCATTGTGGCTCATCAGAATGGCTTTTTTGATCAGGGGGACGAGAACGCCTTGCGTCCTCTTACATTGAAAGATATTGCGCAGGAGGTTGAGCTTCATCCATCCACGGTGAGCCGTGTAACAAATAATAAGTTTGTAGAAACTCCCTATGGAGTGTACGAACTAAAGTATTTTTTTGTTGCTTCCATGGGTGGAGGCACAGAGGTCGCCAATATTCGTATTCAAAATTTAGTGCGTGATCTCATCGCAGAGGAAGATCGAAAAAAACCTCTCTCTGATCAAAAGATTGCGAATCTATTAAAAGAACGTGGAGTAGAAGCAGCTCGACGCACTGTCGCAAAATATCGCGATAAATTGGGGATTCCCACAGCACGGCTTCGAAAAGAACATGCCTAG
- a CDS encoding lipoyl synthase, with protein MPRKPSFLSMPIPQRGCAPQVEAKLAEQGVSTVCVSAGCPNRAHCFSQGEATFLLLGQGCSRNCLFCAMGEEAVTPVDATEPQRVAQTVASLELSYVVLTSVTRDDLPDGGAAHICQTAREIRAHAPHTRVEALLPDFGGCRRALFLAATGSFSIVGHNVEMVPSLYTRYRSGGGFQRSLSVLHALGEHGIPTKSGFMVGLGETQEEVLSLISTLSDTGISVLTAGQYLPGRRGGITPKRYVSPEEFEIYAAHAQECGIASVRMGPYVRSSLNAADCFREICK; from the coding sequence ATGCCTAGAAAACCATCTTTTCTTTCCATGCCAATCCCTCAGCGGGGATGTGCCCCACAGGTGGAGGCGAAGTTAGCGGAACAAGGAGTCTCCACCGTGTGTGTGTCCGCAGGATGTCCTAATCGTGCTCACTGCTTTTCGCAGGGTGAAGCGACGTTTCTTCTTCTTGGTCAGGGTTGTTCACGTAACTGCCTTTTTTGCGCCATGGGAGAAGAGGCGGTTACCCCGGTAGATGCAACTGAGCCACAGCGCGTGGCTCAGACGGTTGCCTCTCTCGAATTGTCCTATGTGGTCCTCACCTCTGTGACGCGGGATGATCTGCCCGACGGAGGAGCGGCACATATCTGCCAAACCGCCCGGGAAATCAGAGCCCATGCTCCGCACACACGAGTCGAGGCACTGCTTCCTGACTTTGGGGGATGCCGCCGTGCACTCTTTCTGGCAGCAACGGGTTCCTTTTCTATTGTGGGACATAATGTAGAAATGGTACCGTCGCTTTATACAAGATATCGCAGTGGAGGGGGCTTCCAGCGGTCTCTTTCTGTATTGCACGCCTTGGGCGAGCACGGTATCCCAACAAAGTCTGGTTTTATGGTTGGTCTTGGTGAGACGCAGGAAGAAGTCTTGTCTCTGATCTCCACTCTTTCGGACACGGGCATCTCCGTTCTTACGGCGGGCCAGTATCTTCCTGGGCGTCGTGGCGGAATCACACCGAAGCGATATGTGTCACCTGAGGAGTTTGAGATCTATGCAGCTCATGCGCAAGAGTGTGGTATTGCCAGTGTTCGCATGGGGCCGTATGTTCGCAGTTCTCTCAATGCGGCAGACTGTTTTCGGGAGATATGTAAATAA
- the hpf gene encoding ribosome hibernation-promoting factor, HPF/YfiA family, whose protein sequence is MNVQITKRHDRHLSQETKDFIVADVEALQRFHDGISSAHVILDKVEHKSGPEDIVEIIINAAGANITAKTSNQEENMVKAFDETLSKVARQLKKKNEKEKSHN, encoded by the coding sequence ATGAATGTACAAATTACGAAACGCCATGACAGACATCTTTCTCAGGAAACCAAAGACTTTATTGTTGCTGATGTTGAAGCGCTTCAGCGGTTTCACGATGGCATAAGTTCTGCCCATGTTATTCTTGATAAGGTGGAGCATAAGAGCGGTCCTGAGGATATTGTGGAAATTATTATCAATGCAGCTGGTGCAAATATCACAGCGAAGACCTCCAACCAAGAAGAGAACATGGTGAAGGCTTTCGATGAAACCTTGAGTAAGGTTGCCCGTCAGCTGAAGAAGAAAAATGAAAAAGAGAAGTCCCATAATTAG
- a CDS encoding MlaD family protein, whose protein sequence is MQRRKSDFSVGLIIIFALITLFAGVVFLKDVNLGTRHVTYTGLFSNIGGLQVGDPVSVNGVKMGSVRKVYLRDARVAVVFALEEGVAFTNKSQITVKNVGLLGERNLEVTLSPHGERYSPNTERDTTFVDGRFDSGIAEAIGMFGDILQQATGLVDTVEFLVSNTVASPEFLSFFDTQLQRVDGITEKTEAILGENQGDIGHIITNLRTTTETVRHIARDNEENIHAITENFSLFSERVLSLEKQLDTTMHNIFDITEAVNSKEGTVGQLIHESDLAEQLHATLHSLDSLVQVIDDDGLKLLIRMGTRRRWERE, encoded by the coding sequence TTGCAGAGAAGAAAATCGGATTTTAGTGTTGGCCTCATAATCATCTTTGCTCTCATAACCCTCTTTGCTGGGGTTGTGTTTTTAAAAGATGTGAATTTGGGAACGCGCCACGTCACGTACACAGGACTGTTTTCAAATATCGGCGGATTGCAAGTAGGGGATCCTGTTTCGGTCAATGGGGTCAAGATGGGGTCGGTACGAAAGGTCTATCTGCGTGATGCCCGTGTGGCGGTTGTGTTTGCCTTGGAAGAAGGAGTTGCCTTCACCAATAAATCACAGATTACGGTGAAGAATGTCGGCCTTCTCGGCGAACGAAATCTTGAAGTAACCTTGAGCCCTCACGGTGAGCGGTACTCTCCAAATACAGAGAGGGATACCACCTTCGTTGACGGCCGTTTTGATAGTGGTATTGCTGAGGCTATCGGTATGTTTGGAGATATTCTACAACAGGCAACAGGCCTTGTAGATACTGTTGAGTTTCTCGTGAGCAATACCGTCGCATCGCCGGAGTTTCTTTCCTTCTTTGATACACAGTTGCAGCGTGTGGATGGTATAACCGAAAAAACAGAGGCGATTCTCGGAGAAAATCAGGGTGATATTGGGCATATTATTACAAATTTGCGTACAACCACTGAAACAGTGCGTCATATAGCCCGGGACAATGAAGAAAATATTCATGCCATTACGGAGAATTTTTCCCTCTTTTCTGAACGGGTTCTTTCTCTGGAAAAGCAGCTTGATACAACCATGCACAATATCTTCGATATTACGGAAGCCGTAAACTCAAAGGAAGGTACCGTGGGACAGCTGATACATGAGTCTGACTTGGCAGAGCAGTTACATGCCACCCTTCATTCACTCGATTCTCTTGTACAGGTGATTGATGATGATGGGTTGAAATTACTGATACGAATGGGTACACGACGACGATGGGAGCGTGAATAA
- a CDS encoding HPr family phosphocarrier protein — MQEMKFRVTAKDGIHARPAAQIVETAQKFSSAVEFITAEARVNAKSIMEIMMLSAVYGTELVLQISGDDEQTALGEMTTLLLQNIAEAA; from the coding sequence ATGCAGGAAATGAAATTTCGTGTCACCGCAAAGGATGGCATTCATGCCCGCCCTGCTGCGCAAATTGTAGAAACCGCACAGAAATTCTCTTCCGCCGTTGAATTTATAACAGCGGAAGCACGGGTGAATGCCAAGAGTATTATGGAAATCATGATGCTTTCGGCAGTGTACGGGACTGAGTTAGTGTTGCAGATTTCCGGAGATGATGAACAAACAGCTCTTGGAGAAATGACCACGTTACTCCTTCAAAATATTGCCGAAGCAGCATAA
- the typA gene encoding translational GTPase TypA, translating into MDQAKIRNVAIIAHVDHGKTTLVDKLFEQSGMFSAHGGSTERLMDSMDIEQERGITITSKSGGFRYNDFYINIIDTPGHADFGGQVERVLKMACGAILVVDAQEGPMPQTFFVLKKALALDIPIIVAINKIDKPAARPEWVLDQVFDLFVKLEAPDDILDFPVVYVSAKEGYALRDPEDEARDMAPLLEMITEELPPPAGDAHGPFQLLISSLDYSPFLGRLAIGKITNGSVQINDAVVLSRRDGQLEPTRISKIYKFEKNEKIPVEQASCGDIIAVAGMDSVTVGETFTSKENPLPLEPIAIDPPTISMNFIPNDSPFAGQEGTYVTSRHIGDRLRKETLSDVALHVEDLTDRVGFKVSGRGELHLSILIETMRREGYELQVTRPQVIYHTDAAGKVTEPYEEVTIDVSEEFSGVVIDKLNQRKGKMVNMLKMDGGLTRIIFHIPTRGLLGYRSEFMTDTQGMGMMNYVFHEYGPYCGELKNRHNGAMVSMEKNCVSIAYALANLQERGTLFIGAGEKIYAGQIIGENSRSATLKVNPAKGKKLSNVRSSGADDAVVLTQPRRMTLEDCIAWINDDELVEITPENIRLRKMTMSK; encoded by the coding sequence ATGGATCAAGCAAAGATCAGAAATGTTGCAATAATTGCCCATGTGGACCATGGGAAGACCACCCTTGTGGATAAACTCTTTGAGCAGAGCGGTATGTTCTCTGCCCATGGCGGCTCTACGGAACGTCTTATGGATTCAATGGATATTGAGCAGGAGCGGGGCATAACGATTACCTCTAAAAGTGGTGGTTTTCGCTATAACGATTTTTATATCAATATTATAGATACACCGGGACACGCCGATTTCGGCGGACAGGTTGAACGGGTATTAAAAATGGCCTGTGGGGCAATTCTTGTGGTTGATGCGCAAGAGGGACCCATGCCTCAAACGTTTTTCGTATTAAAAAAAGCACTCGCCTTGGATATACCGATCATTGTTGCTATTAATAAAATAGATAAGCCTGCGGCACGTCCTGAGTGGGTATTGGATCAAGTTTTTGACCTTTTTGTAAAGCTGGAAGCGCCGGATGATATTCTCGATTTCCCCGTTGTCTATGTTTCTGCCAAAGAGGGATATGCCCTGCGGGATCCTGAGGATGAAGCACGTGATATGGCTCCGCTTCTTGAAATGATTACGGAGGAGCTCCCCCCACCTGCGGGAGATGCCCATGGCCCATTTCAGCTTCTTATTAGTTCCCTCGATTATTCTCCCTTTCTGGGGCGTCTTGCCATTGGAAAAATAACCAATGGTTCCGTTCAGATAAATGATGCCGTTGTGTTGTCACGTCGTGATGGACAGCTTGAGCCCACACGCATTAGTAAAATTTATAAATTTGAGAAAAATGAGAAAATTCCCGTAGAACAGGCATCCTGCGGTGATATTATTGCTGTAGCTGGTATGGACTCAGTTACCGTTGGAGAAACCTTTACCAGTAAGGAAAATCCCCTTCCTCTTGAGCCCATAGCCATTGATCCACCCACTATCTCTATGAATTTTATTCCCAATGATTCTCCCTTTGCAGGACAGGAAGGAACCTATGTCACCTCTCGCCATATTGGCGACCGTCTTCGCAAAGAGACGCTGTCTGATGTTGCCTTGCATGTGGAAGATCTTACCGATCGGGTTGGATTTAAGGTGTCGGGTCGGGGAGAGTTGCACCTCTCTATTTTAATTGAGACCATGCGTCGCGAGGGATATGAGCTACAGGTAACACGTCCGCAGGTTATCTATCACACTGATGCGGCGGGTAAGGTGACAGAGCCCTATGAAGAAGTGACCATCGATGTGAGTGAAGAGTTTAGCGGGGTGGTTATTGATAAGCTGAATCAGCGTAAAGGGAAAATGGTAAATATGCTGAAAATGGATGGTGGATTAACCCGGATAATTTTCCATATACCGACGCGGGGGCTTCTTGGGTATCGTTCTGAATTTATGACTGATACGCAGGGTATGGGTATGATGAACTATGTGTTTCATGAATATGGCCCGTACTGTGGAGAATTAAAAAATCGCCATAATGGCGCCATGGTTTCCATGGAAAAAAATTGCGTCTCCATAGCCTATGCCTTAGCAAATCTTCAGGAGCGGGGCACCCTTTTTATCGGGGCAGGAGAAAAGATTTATGCGGGGCAGATAATTGGTGAAAATAGCCGAAGTGCCACCTTAAAAGTGAATCCTGCTAAGGGCAAGAAATTGTCCAATGTGCGATCTTCTGGGGCTGACGATGCGGTTGTTCTCACGCAACCACGAAGAATGACCCTTGAAGACTGCATTGCGTGGATTAATGATGATGAATTGGTGGAGATTACTCCAGAGAATATACGCTTACGAAAAATGACGATGTCAAAATAG
- the pyk gene encoding pyruvate kinase, whose translation MRTLDMLPETPRKKTKIVATISDKNCSTEFITELYKNGLNVVRINTAHQTPEVSKEVIDNVRKVSEKIAIMIDTKGPEVRTTAADEEIPVETGDTVYFAGRPNTPFSGDTVNVSYTHFVEEIPVGSHILIDDGELTFVVNSREGDRLSCVALNQGVVRGKKSVNVPNVHLHLPTLTEKDKQFLRFAVEEEVDFIAHSFVRNKQDLLNVKSYLAGQKNCCRIISKIENQEGVDNIDEILDHSYGIMIARGDLAVEIPRERIPSIQKKLIKKCITKRKPVIIATQMLHSMLSNPSPTRAEVSDVANAIYDEADAVMLSGETANGKYPVESIRVMCDIAVEVEKDLQPFSDIHPITLNTEVSAYLCKSAIESANRLNAKAIIADTASGRTVRNLAGYRGNTPIYALCYNDHIVRSLALSFGVTPYFFDGSTQPVTDRALKNAMKRLAYHFNFAEDDYLVILSGNYGAQVGASYIGITTTAELENDVFIRRD comes from the coding sequence ATGAGGACCTTGGATATGCTTCCGGAAACACCCCGGAAAAAAACGAAGATTGTTGCTACTATTTCTGACAAGAACTGTAGTACGGAGTTCATTACCGAGCTTTACAAAAACGGTTTAAATGTGGTGCGTATTAATACTGCGCACCAAACACCGGAGGTTTCCAAGGAAGTCATAGATAATGTGCGGAAGGTTTCGGAGAAGATTGCTATTATGATCGATACAAAGGGGCCTGAGGTTCGTACTACCGCTGCCGATGAGGAGATTCCTGTGGAGACCGGAGATACGGTGTACTTTGCGGGACGACCAAATACCCCCTTTTCTGGTGATACGGTTAATGTTTCCTATACACATTTTGTTGAAGAAATCCCCGTGGGAAGTCATATTTTGATTGATGATGGAGAACTTACCTTTGTGGTAAACTCCCGTGAAGGGGATCGCCTTTCCTGTGTTGCTTTAAATCAAGGGGTTGTTCGGGGTAAAAAGAGTGTTAATGTGCCCAATGTGCACTTGCATCTCCCAACCCTTACAGAGAAGGATAAGCAGTTTCTTCGCTTTGCCGTGGAAGAGGAAGTCGATTTTATTGCCCACTCCTTTGTGCGTAACAAACAGGATTTACTTAATGTTAAGTCCTATTTAGCAGGCCAAAAGAACTGTTGTCGTATTATCTCCAAGATTGAAAATCAGGAGGGAGTTGATAACATTGATGAGATTTTGGATCACTCCTACGGTATTATGATTGCTCGGGGTGATCTTGCCGTAGAAATTCCTCGTGAGCGGATTCCTTCAATTCAGAAAAAGCTTATTAAAAAATGTATTACCAAGCGAAAACCTGTTATCATTGCAACACAGATGCTACACTCCATGCTCTCAAATCCAAGTCCAACCCGGGCAGAGGTAAGTGACGTGGCGAATGCGATTTATGATGAAGCAGATGCTGTGATGCTGAGCGGAGAAACGGCCAATGGAAAATATCCAGTAGAGTCTATCCGGGTAATGTGTGATATTGCTGTTGAGGTAGAAAAGGACTTACAGCCCTTTTCAGATATTCATCCCATAACCTTAAATACAGAGGTCTCTGCGTATTTATGTAAATCGGCCATTGAATCGGCAAACCGTCTCAATGCAAAGGCGATTATTGCAGATACGGCCAGTGGGAGAACCGTGAGAAATCTTGCGGGATATCGGGGAAATACGCCTATTTATGCTCTGTGTTACAATGATCATATTGTCCGCAGTCTTGCTCTTTCCTTTGGGGTTACTCCCTACTTCTTCGATGGAAGTACACAGCCGGTAACGGATCGTGCCTTAAAAAATGCCATGAAACGTCTTGCGTATCACTTTAATTTTGCAGAAGATGACTACCTCGTTATACTTTCTGGAAATTACGGCGCTCAAGTTGGAGCTTCCTATATTGGTATTACCACTACGGCAGAGCTTGAAAATGATGTGTTTATTCGGAGAGATTAA
- a CDS encoding response regulator has protein sequence MQQRILVIEDDPLILTIMEKLLGNSYDVVTMEDGQKALELFSQERFDLVITDIIMPQVEGMEIIMTIREQNKDIPLIAISGGGRIEAERYLDLAKELEVDCTLKKPFDNEQLIEMVTNLLSKEAE, from the coding sequence ATGCAGCAACGAATTCTTGTAATTGAAGACGACCCGCTTATCTTGACTATTATGGAAAAGCTTCTTGGAAATAGCTATGATGTGGTTACCATGGAAGATGGACAAAAAGCCCTTGAGCTCTTCTCTCAAGAACGGTTTGATCTCGTGATAACCGACATTATTATGCCCCAAGTTGAAGGTATGGAAATTATCATGACCATCCGGGAACAAAATAAGGATATACCTCTCATCGCCATCTCTGGTGGTGGAAGAATTGAAGCAGAACGCTATCTTGATCTTGCAAAAGAGCTTGAGGTAGATTGTACCCTGAAAAAACCCTTTGACAATGAGCAGCTTATCGAGATGGTTACAAACCTCCTCAGTAAAGAAGCCGAGTAG